The window AGAAGCTTATTTTTCAGTTCTTCTTCTATCTGAGAAGTTCGGTTATCAAGTTCCTTGACCTCGGATGAGACCTCCTTCGCTCTTTCCATAAGCGAAAGAGCAAGTTTTTCATCTTTGATTGCTTTGGCGCGGGCAATTTCCGAAGATATGCTATTTCTCTCGGCCTTTTTTTGTTCAACTACCAGCAGCGCCTCTCTCCTCTTTGATTCCATATCAACGATCTCATCCAACAGCTCTGAGGTCATCTGCCTGTGCTCAAGAGCTCTCCTCAAAATTCCGGAGTTTTCCCTAATCAACCTTACATCAATCATGTTCTTTCCTCCTGCTAGAAAACAAGCTCTATCTCAACATCTTTTCCTTCAAATGAGTCATCATTTGTGTCGTATATCAGTTCAGCGGCCCAAATCTTTCGACTGTTCTTGAAATCGTCAACAAAGACATTTCCTCTCAAATTAAGGAGCCCCGTATCTCCAAAATACTCGAAGTAGAGTGTATCAACATTGAGATCGCCTTTGTAGTCAATGAAAATCAGGTTGGGTGTTGCCTCCTTTGTTTCCTTTGCGAAACCCTCATAGTATTCTGTTTTCTGATCGAAATTGAGGATCTCGGTCCTGTAAACATATATGTCCTTACCATCATCCTCTTTTGAGTAAATTATGGCTTCAACATCTTCAAGCAATGTACCGGTTGAGTTCTCAAGATTGTAGTCAAGCGATGAAGAGGTCGCCTCACCAGTCTGAAATCTTACAAAGGTTTCGCCTTCAGTGACAAAACTCTCCCAATCAGTAGTACCCTTTGTCGCAGTTGCCAGTGGAGTCTCAACGTAAATCTCTCCGTCCTTGTTAATGAAGACATTTCCAATAAAAGTGAAGACCTCTTTCTGCAGAGATCCCAGGACTGTGTCTCCCTTTATTCTTACTGTACTGGCAAAGATTGTTGCTGCAAGGGAAACAAAAATTAGTCCAATTATAATAACACTCTTTCTCTTCATAAACTACCTCCAGACGATTATTCGTTTGCTTTCTTAGAGTCCATTATCTCTAAAAGATTCTTGACAATTACCTCGAGAGCCTTTACCTGATCGGACTTTATTTCAGTCATTACCGATTTCAGGTACTCTACTCTTCTATCGATAACTTTCTCTATAAGTGTTCTTCCGGAATCGGAAATGTCGATTATGAATGATCTCCTATCTTTGTCGGAACGTCTTCGTTCTACCAAATCAGCATCAATAAGCCTTTTCACAAGACCCGTTGTTGTGCTCTTGGTAATTCCAAGCCAGCGACTGATGTCACTCATCCTCTTTTCTCCATTGAAGAAAAGAACCTGAAGGACATCGAATTGGGCCGGAGTGATCGGGAAGTCCCTCAGAACCTTTCTTCCTTCCCTTCTAATCCTCGTAGAAATCGTTCTAAGATTCTTCTCAAGAATTGCAGCGTCTTCCTTTTTGATTTCATTTACGGACATCACTACACCTCCAAACCCTCTGTATTGGTTGACAGAAAACGGTACTACTCAAGAGATTATATCATCATATTTACCGCGGTTAAGACTGATTCTCAGGTTGCTTACGTTCATTACTCTAGTTCTGTGGCGTTCGTATCGTGTGCTGAAGCCAATGAAATGGTGATGTATAATTTCAGTATGAAATTATCTGAAGAAGAGTATACTAAACTTGTTAGATTTGATGCCGCTTACAGAGTAGATCACAAGATAGTTGCGGGTGTAGATGAAGCCGGAAGAGGTCCTCTTGCCGGTCCCGTTGTAGCAGCTGCAGTTATTGTTCTTAATCCAGTGGAAGGGGTTTACGATTCTAAAGCTCTATGCAGAAGAATTAGAGAATCGTTGTTTGAAAGAATAATCGAGAACTCCATAATAGGTATAGGGCTTTCGTCGCCTGAAGAGATAGATCTCTTCAACGTCTTTGCAGCCACCAGGCTGGCAATGAACAGGGCACTGAGCGTTCTTTCTGAGAGGCCAGATTATGTAATCGTTGACGGAAAGTGGCTGAAATTGGATGTGAAGGGCGAGTGCATCGTCCGTGGAGATCAAAAAAGCGCATCGATAGCCAGTGCTTCAATAATTGCAAAGGTGTTTAGAGATCGGATTATGGATTCTCTCGATTCATTGTATCCTGAGTATGGTTATAGAAGGCACAAGGGTTATTGTACTGAAATGCATCTTAATGCTCTGAGAAAATTTGGACCGACAACTTGGCACAGACTAACTTACAGGCCGATTCGAGAATTGATTCCCAAGGAACTTGTATCGCGATGGTCAGAAGAAAATGAAGTAAGTAGCGCAAGGCTTTTTAGAGCAGGGTTAGCTACAATGGAGGTCAAGAATTGAGAAGGACATTTGAGGAAAGCGAATGGATAAGACTCATTGAGACAATGGAGAAACTGAGATCTCCAGGAGGCTGTGAATGGGA is drawn from Mesotoga sp. BH458_6_3_2_1 and contains these coding sequences:
- a CDS encoding MarR family winged helix-turn-helix transcriptional regulator; its protein translation is MSVNEIKKEDAAILEKNLRTISTRIRREGRKVLRDFPITPAQFDVLQVLFFNGEKRMSDISRWLGITKSTTTGLVKRLIDADLVERRRSDKDRRSFIIDISDSGRTLIEKVIDRRVEYLKSVMTEIKSDQVKALEVIVKNLLEIMDSKKANE
- a CDS encoding OstA family protein, with translation MKRKSVIIIGLIFVSLAATIFASTVRIKGDTVLGSLQKEVFTFIGNVFINKDGEIYVETPLATATKGTTDWESFVTEGETFVRFQTGEATSSSLDYNLENSTGTLLEDVEAIIYSKEDDGKDIYVYRTEILNFDQKTEYYEGFAKETKEATPNLIFIDYKGDLNVDTLYFEYFGDTGLLNLRGNVFVDDFKNSRKIWAAELIYDTNDDSFEGKDVEIELVF
- a CDS encoding ribonuclease HII codes for the protein MKLSEEEYTKLVRFDAAYRVDHKIVAGVDEAGRGPLAGPVVAAAVIVLNPVEGVYDSKALCRRIRESLFERIIENSIIGIGLSSPEEIDLFNVFAATRLAMNRALSVLSERPDYVIVDGKWLKLDVKGECIVRGDQKSASIASASIIAKVFRDRIMDSLDSLYPEYGYRRHKGYCTEMHLNALRKFGPTTWHRLTYRPIRELIPKELVSRWSEENEVSSARLFRAGLATMEVKN